A window from Mycobacterium botniense encodes these proteins:
- a CDS encoding class I SAM-dependent methyltransferase has product MTGSRQVRSLSFGAEAAAYERGRPSYPPEVIDWLLPAGACDVLDLGAGTGKLTTRLVERGLNVAAVDPIPEMLEVLRSSLPDTAALLGTAEEIPLPDSSVDAVLVAQAWHWFDPARAVPEVVRVLRPGGRLGLVWNTRDERLGWVRELGRIIGSDGDPVRDRVVLPEPFRDVEHHRVEWTNYLTPQALIDLVASRSYCITSPDHVRAQTLERVRELLATHPALAHRTGLALPYITVCVRATLR; this is encoded by the coding sequence GTGACCGGCTCCCGGCAGGTGCGCTCGTTGTCGTTTGGCGCGGAGGCGGCTGCCTATGAACGTGGCCGTCCGTCATACCCGCCGGAGGTGATCGACTGGCTGCTGCCGGCCGGGGCGTGTGATGTGCTCGACCTGGGCGCCGGAACCGGGAAGTTGACCACCCGGCTGGTCGAACGCGGCTTGAACGTGGCGGCGGTCGACCCGATTCCGGAGATGCTCGAAGTGCTGCGCAGCTCGTTGCCGGACACCGCGGCGTTGTTGGGCACCGCAGAAGAGATTCCGTTGCCGGACAGCAGCGTCGACGCCGTCCTGGTTGCGCAGGCGTGGCACTGGTTCGACCCGGCGCGCGCTGTTCCCGAGGTGGTGCGGGTGCTGCGGCCCGGTGGGCGGCTGGGTCTGGTGTGGAATACCCGCGATGAGCGGCTGGGCTGGGTGCGCGAGCTGGGGCGGATTATCGGCAGCGACGGCGACCCCGTCCGCGATCGCGTGGTACTGCCGGAACCGTTCCGCGATGTGGAACACCACCGCGTGGAATGGACGAATTACTTGACACCGCAAGCCCTTATTGACTTGGTGGCGTCACGCAGCTACTGCATCACCTCACCGGATCACGTGCGCGCCCAAACCCTGGAACGGGTGCGCGAGCTGTTGGCGACTCACCCGGCGCTGGCGCACCGCACCGGCCTGGCGCTGCCCTACATCACGGTGTGCGTGCGCGCCACGCTGCGCTGA
- a CDS encoding NADH:flavin oxidoreductase: protein MPAIPDVFAPAKLGPVILRNRIIKAATFEARTPDALVTEDLITYHRLPAAGGVGMTTVAYCAVSPGGRTAGNQIWMRPEAVPGLRRLTEAVHAEGAAVSAQIGHAGPVADARSNKAAALAPVRFFNPIAMRFARKATRDDIDEVIAAHANAARLAIDAGFDAVEIHLGHNYLASSFLSPLINRRDDEFGGSLENRAKVARALVLAVRGAVEKDGAGRIAVTAKLNMADGVRGGITVEEALTTAKWLQDDGGLDALELTAGSSLVNPMYLFRGDAPVREFAAAFTPPVRWGLRLTGRRFLRHYPYRDTYLLREARLFRSELSMPLILLGGITNRESMELAMAEGFEFVAMARALLAEPDLVNRIKAEAGGSAVRSACIHCNRCMPTIYTRTRCVVTGAPDTC from the coding sequence ATGCCGGCCATCCCAGACGTGTTCGCCCCGGCCAAGCTCGGTCCGGTGATACTGCGCAACCGCATCATCAAGGCCGCGACATTCGAGGCGCGCACCCCCGACGCGCTGGTGACCGAGGACCTGATCACCTACCACCGGCTGCCGGCTGCCGGGGGGGTCGGTATGACGACCGTCGCGTATTGCGCAGTCTCCCCCGGCGGGCGTACAGCCGGCAATCAGATCTGGATGCGCCCCGAGGCCGTGCCGGGACTGCGCCGGCTCACCGAGGCCGTCCACGCCGAGGGCGCGGCGGTGAGCGCACAGATCGGGCACGCCGGCCCGGTGGCCGACGCCCGCTCCAACAAGGCCGCGGCACTGGCGCCGGTGCGGTTTTTCAACCCGATCGCGATGCGGTTCGCCAGAAAAGCGACCCGCGACGACATCGACGAGGTCATCGCCGCCCACGCCAACGCGGCCCGGCTCGCCATCGACGCCGGTTTTGACGCCGTCGAAATCCATTTGGGCCACAACTATCTGGCCAGTTCGTTTCTGAGCCCCCTGATCAATCGCCGTGACGACGAGTTCGGCGGCTCGCTGGAGAACCGCGCCAAAGTCGCCCGCGCTCTGGTGCTGGCGGTCCGCGGCGCGGTGGAAAAGGACGGCGCCGGGCGAATCGCTGTGACCGCCAAGCTCAACATGGCCGACGGTGTGCGCGGCGGCATCACGGTCGAAGAAGCGTTGACCACCGCGAAATGGCTGCAGGACGACGGCGGTTTGGATGCTCTTGAGCTGACCGCGGGCAGCTCGCTGGTCAACCCGATGTATCTGTTCCGCGGCGACGCGCCGGTCCGGGAGTTCGCCGCCGCGTTCACACCGCCGGTGCGCTGGGGTCTGCGCCTGACCGGCCGTCGCTTTCTGCGCCACTACCCCTACCGCGACACCTATCTGCTGCGTGAGGCCCGCCTGTTCCGGTCCGAGCTGTCGATGCCGCTGATTTTGTTGGGCGGTATCACGAACCGGGAATCGATGGAGCTGGCCATGGCGGAAGGATTCGAGTTCGTTGCGATGGCCCGGGCCCTGCTGGCCGAACCGGACTTGGTCAACCGGATCAAAGCCGAAGCCGGCGGGAGCGCAGTCCGCTCGGCCTGTATACATTGCAATCGATGCATGCCGACGATCTACACCCGCACCCGCTGCGTGGTCACCGGAGCACCGGACACCTGCTGA
- a CDS encoding DUF732 domain-containing protein has protein sequence MRIAVAVTAGLGVAAAMAAPARADAIDDQFLGALNSAGVDYQDPAGTAALGQSICPMLAQPGGTFAAAASSIAGKDGISPAMADMFTSIAISMYCPSMMQSLAHGEVPTVPQLPGAPGI, from the coding sequence ATGCGGATCGCGGTGGCGGTGACCGCCGGTCTGGGCGTTGCGGCGGCCATGGCGGCGCCGGCCCGGGCGGACGCGATCGACGATCAGTTCCTGGGCGCGTTGAACAGCGCGGGGGTCGACTACCAAGACCCCGCGGGCACGGCCGCACTCGGGCAGTCCATTTGCCCGATGCTGGCCCAGCCGGGCGGGACGTTCGCCGCCGCCGCGTCAAGTATTGCCGGCAAAGACGGGATATCCCCGGCAATGGCAGACATGTTCACCAGCATCGCGATATCGATGTACTGTCCGTCGATGATGCAGTCACTGGCTCACGGCGAGGTGCCCACTGTTCCGCAGCTGCCCGGCGCACCGGGTATTTAG
- a CDS encoding FHA domain-containing protein, producing MTQAAPPVLTVRYDGAQRTFAAGHDVVIGRDLRADIRITHPLISRAHLLLRFDQGRWLAIDNGSLNGTFVNGRRVPVVDIHDGQTINIGNPDGPQLTFEVGRHEGMAGRPPRTQSMRVLQPGAAPSRPQPARPGGGWAPPPPPRPHPGAAPPTTAAPPTTAAPPTTAAPPPTAVPPTTAAPPPSAYPSTGGQRTVGYPASSPQPAPTNWRAPSAPHPPAPPAYQPRTAMAPAAAKPPEVSNLATKMIQALRPSTAAPEKPADSLTIGRATDNDIVIQDVLASRHHAFLVSTPLGTEIRDARSINGTFVNGVRVGSAILNEGDVVTIGNVDLVFSEGTLVRRTEAAARTGGLEVNSVCFTVDGKQLLDHIAFTARPGTLTAIIGGSGAGKTTLSRLIAGYTRPSAGNVTFEGHDIHREYASMRSRIGMVPQDDVVHRQLTVSQALGYAAELRLPPDTSKADRDQAVAQVLEELELTKHAGTRVDKLSGGQRKRASVALELLTGPSLLILDEPTTGLDPALDRQVMLMLRQLADAGRTVLVVTHSVSYLDVCDQLLLVAPGGKTAFFGPPAQIESAFGTRNWADIFAQVGADPDEANRRFLEREQRRREPVLTAEAPGDLGEPPRTDVLRQFSTIARRQVRLVISDRGYTVFLAVLPFLIGALSLTVKGPKPGLGPASPTGPAPTEPQYIMVLLNIGAVFMGTALSIRDLIGERPIFQREQAVGLSTRAYLLAKVCVFSGFATVEAAIATAIVIAGKGAPTAKALFFGNVSFELFVTVAATCVASAILGMALSALAQSNEQIMPMLVVSIMSQLVLSGGMIPVTGRVGLDQLSWLTPGRWGYAAGASTIDFTNLVHVPQIPKDGLWKHTDGIWLLDMAMLTVLSVVYSGVVWWKIRLKR from the coding sequence ATGACTCAAGCAGCCCCCCCCGTGCTGACCGTCCGCTATGACGGTGCCCAGCGCACATTTGCGGCCGGCCACGACGTGGTCATCGGGCGTGATCTGCGCGCCGACATCCGGATCACGCACCCGTTGATCTCCCGGGCACATCTGCTGCTGCGTTTCGATCAGGGCCGGTGGCTGGCGATCGACAATGGTTCCCTCAACGGGACTTTCGTCAACGGTCGCCGGGTACCCGTGGTCGATATCCACGACGGCCAAACCATCAACATCGGCAACCCCGACGGGCCACAGCTGACGTTCGAGGTCGGACGCCACGAGGGCATGGCCGGGCGCCCGCCGCGAACCCAGTCGATGCGCGTGCTGCAGCCCGGGGCGGCGCCGTCGCGGCCCCAGCCCGCGCGGCCGGGCGGGGGGTGGGCGCCGCCACCGCCGCCGCGCCCGCATCCCGGCGCGGCACCGCCTACCACCGCGGCACCGCCTACCACCGCGGCACCGCCTACCACCGCGGCGCCGCCTCCCACCGCGGTGCCGCCTACCACCGCGGCGCCGCCGCCTTCGGCGTATCCGAGCACCGGCGGGCAGCGAACAGTCGGCTATCCGGCCAGCTCCCCGCAGCCCGCGCCGACGAACTGGCGAGCGCCCAGCGCGCCGCATCCGCCCGCGCCGCCGGCGTATCAGCCGCGGACCGCGATGGCGCCCGCTGCCGCCAAACCTCCAGAAGTGTCCAACCTGGCGACCAAGATGATCCAGGCGCTGCGGCCCAGCACGGCGGCGCCGGAGAAACCGGCCGACTCGCTCACGATTGGCCGTGCCACCGACAACGACATCGTCATCCAAGATGTGCTGGCCTCCCGCCACCACGCCTTTTTGGTATCCACGCCGCTGGGCACCGAGATCCGCGATGCCCGCAGCATCAACGGAACCTTCGTCAACGGGGTCAGGGTCGGGTCGGCGATCTTGAACGAGGGCGATGTGGTCACCATCGGCAACGTCGACCTGGTGTTCAGCGAGGGCACTCTGGTGCGCCGCACCGAGGCCGCTGCCCGGACCGGCGGCCTCGAGGTGAACAGTGTCTGCTTCACTGTCGACGGGAAGCAACTGCTCGACCACATCGCGTTTACCGCCCGGCCGGGCACCCTGACCGCGATCATCGGCGGTTCGGGCGCCGGTAAAACCACACTGTCGCGGCTTATCGCCGGTTATACGCGTCCCAGCGCGGGCAATGTCACATTCGAGGGACATGACATCCACCGCGAATACGCGAGTATGCGCAGCAGGATCGGGATGGTGCCGCAGGACGATGTGGTCCACCGTCAGCTCACGGTCAGCCAGGCGCTGGGCTATGCCGCTGAGCTGCGCCTGCCGCCGGACACCAGCAAGGCAGACCGCGACCAGGCCGTCGCCCAGGTGCTCGAAGAGCTCGAACTGACCAAGCACGCCGGCACCCGCGTGGATAAGCTCTCCGGCGGCCAACGCAAACGCGCTTCGGTGGCGCTGGAACTGCTCACCGGGCCCTCGCTGCTGATTCTCGACGAGCCGACCACCGGCCTGGACCCGGCGCTGGACCGGCAGGTGATGCTGATGTTGCGGCAGCTGGCCGACGCCGGGCGCACCGTGCTCGTGGTGACGCACTCGGTGTCCTACCTCGACGTCTGCGACCAGCTGCTGCTGGTGGCGCCGGGGGGTAAAACGGCGTTCTTCGGCCCGCCCGCCCAGATCGAGTCCGCTTTTGGCACCCGCAACTGGGCCGACATCTTCGCTCAGGTGGGCGCCGACCCGGACGAGGCGAATCGCCGCTTCCTGGAAAGGGAACAACGGCGCAGAGAACCGGTGCTGACCGCTGAGGCTCCGGGCGATCTGGGCGAGCCGCCGCGCACCGACGTGTTGCGCCAGTTCTCCACGATTGCGCGCCGCCAGGTGCGGCTGGTCATCTCCGACCGCGGGTACACGGTGTTTTTGGCGGTGCTGCCGTTTCTGATCGGTGCGCTATCGCTGACCGTCAAGGGTCCCAAACCCGGGCTCGGTCCTGCCAGCCCCACCGGTCCGGCACCGACCGAACCGCAGTACATCATGGTGCTGCTGAACATCGGCGCGGTGTTCATGGGCACCGCGTTGAGTATCCGGGACCTGATCGGGGAGCGCCCGATCTTCCAAAGAGAGCAGGCGGTGGGCCTGTCGACCAGGGCCTACCTGCTGGCCAAGGTTTGTGTATTCAGCGGGTTCGCGACGGTTGAGGCGGCGATCGCGACCGCGATCGTGATCGCCGGCAAGGGTGCGCCGACGGCGAAAGCCCTATTTTTCGGCAACGTCAGCTTCGAGCTTTTCGTGACCGTCGCCGCGACCTGTGTCGCCTCGGCGATTCTCGGCATGGCGCTGTCGGCGTTGGCGCAATCCAACGAGCAGATCATGCCGATGCTGGTGGTCTCGATCATGTCCCAGCTGGTGCTCTCCGGCGGGATGATCCCGGTGACCGGCCGGGTGGGGCTTGACCAGCTGTCCTGGTTGACACCGGGACGTTGGGGGTATGCCGCGGGAGCCTCCACAATCGACTTCACCAATCTGGTCCACGTCCCGCAGATTCCCAAGGATGGTCTGTGGAAACACACCGACGGCATCTGGTTGCTGGATATGGCCATGCTCACGGTGTTGTCGGTGGTGTATTCCGGCGTGGTGTGGTGGAAGATCCGGCTCAAGCGCTGA
- a CDS encoding alpha/beta fold hydrolase, protein MLLHPFLMSQMVWETVAEQLADTGRYEVFAPTMAGHHGGPPSGTRFLSPAVLADHVERQLDELGWNTAHFVGNSLGGWVAFELESRGRARTVTAIAPAGGWTRWSLTKFEVIGKFAGGLPVWVLARWLGPRILVLPASRRIGTLPISGSPHGVSERELSAVLDDLVRCPAYFQLLAKSLLLPGLVDLGRTATPTHLVWCEKDRVLPPRRFSGHFTRHLPEGTTVTVLDGAGHIPMFEAPGRVAALIADFVDRHTQPSRAVGAQVS, encoded by the coding sequence GTGCTGCTGCACCCATTCCTGATGTCGCAGATGGTCTGGGAAACCGTGGCCGAGCAGTTGGCCGACACCGGCCGCTATGAGGTGTTCGCCCCGACGATGGCGGGCCACCATGGCGGCCCGCCGAGCGGAACCCGGTTCCTCAGCCCTGCAGTCCTGGCCGACCACGTCGAACGACAACTTGACGAGCTGGGCTGGAATACCGCTCATTTCGTCGGCAACTCGCTGGGCGGCTGGGTGGCGTTCGAGCTGGAAAGCCGCGGACGGGCGCGCACCGTCACCGCGATCGCACCCGCCGGGGGCTGGACGCGGTGGAGCCTGACCAAATTCGAGGTCATCGGCAAGTTCGCCGGCGGCTTACCGGTCTGGGTGCTGGCCCGCTGGCTGGGTCCGCGGATATTGGTGCTGCCGGCCAGCCGCCGCATTGGCACCTTGCCGATCAGCGGATCACCGCACGGGGTGAGCGAACGCGAACTCAGCGCTGTCCTCGACGACCTGGTGCGCTGCCCCGCCTATTTCCAGCTGCTCGCCAAGTCGTTGCTGCTGCCGGGCCTGGTGGATTTGGGCCGCACCGCGACGCCGACGCATCTGGTGTGGTGCGAAAAGGACCGGGTGCTGCCTCCGCGCAGGTTCAGCGGGCATTTCACCCGTCACCTGCCCGAGGGAACGACGGTGACCGTGCTGGACGGTGCCGGGCATATTCCGATGTTCGAGGCGCCGGGACGAGTCGCCGCGCTCATCGCCGACTTCGTTGACCGGCACACGCAGCCGAGCCGGGCGGTCGGCGCGCAGGTGAGCTAG
- the metX gene encoding homoserine O-acetyltransferase MetX has protein sequence MTISDAPTQTLPAEGEVGLVDIGALTLESGAVIDDVCIAVQRWGTLSPARDNVVVVLHALTGDSHITGPAGPGHPTPGWWDGVAGPGAPIDTTRWCAVATNVLGGCRGSTGPSSLARDGKPWGSRFPRITVRDQVEADVAALAALGITDVAAVVGGSMGGARALEWIVSHPDRVRSALLLAVGARATADQIGTQTTQIAAIKADPNWQGGDYHGTGRAPDDGLQIARRIAHLTYRGELELDTRFANNPQGDENPLTGGRYAVQSYLEYQGRKLVSRFDAGTYVVLTEALNSHDVGRGRGGVAAALRSCPVPAVVAGITSDRLYPLRLQEELADLLPGCGGLHVVESIYGHDGFLVESEAVGELIRQTLKLAAAEGARPR, from the coding sequence GTGACGATCTCCGACGCACCAACCCAGACCCTGCCCGCCGAGGGCGAGGTCGGACTGGTCGACATCGGCGCGCTGACGCTGGAAAGCGGTGCGGTGATCGATGATGTCTGTATCGCCGTGCAGCGTTGGGGCACGTTGTCGCCCGCGCGTGACAACGTCGTGGTGGTATTGCATGCGCTGACCGGCGATTCACACATCACCGGGCCGGCCGGCCCCGGGCACCCCACCCCGGGCTGGTGGGACGGGGTAGCCGGGCCGGGTGCGCCGATCGACACCACCCGCTGGTGCGCGGTGGCCACCAATGTCCTGGGCGGCTGCCGCGGCTCAACCGGGCCCAGCTCGCTGGCCCGTGACGGAAAGCCCTGGGGCTCAAGGTTTCCCCGGATTACCGTGCGCGACCAGGTGGAGGCGGACGTGGCCGCGCTCGCCGCGCTCGGCATCACCGACGTCGCCGCCGTTGTCGGCGGGTCGATGGGTGGCGCGCGCGCGCTGGAATGGATCGTCAGTCACCCTGACAGGGTCCGCTCGGCGTTGCTGTTGGCCGTCGGCGCGCGAGCCACCGCCGACCAGATCGGCACGCAAACCACCCAGATCGCGGCCATCAAGGCCGACCCGAATTGGCAGGGTGGTGACTACCACGGCACCGGGCGAGCACCTGACGACGGACTTCAGATCGCGCGCCGGATCGCGCATCTGACCTACCGCGGGGAGCTCGAGCTGGACACCCGGTTTGCCAACAACCCGCAAGGTGACGAAAACCCGCTGACCGGCGGACGCTACGCGGTGCAAAGTTACCTCGAATACCAAGGCCGAAAGCTGGTGTCGCGGTTTGACGCTGGAACCTATGTGGTGTTGACCGAGGCGCTCAACAGCCACGACGTCGGCCGCGGCAGGGGCGGGGTGGCCGCCGCGCTGCGCAGCTGCCCGGTGCCGGCGGTGGTCGCGGGCATCACCTCTGACCGGCTCTACCCGTTGCGTCTGCAGGAGGAGCTGGCCGACCTGTTACCCGGATGTGGTGGCCTACACGTCGTCGAGTCCATCTACGGCCATGACGGTTTCCTGGTGGAATCCGAGGCCGTCGGCGAGTTGATCCGGCAGACACTGAAACTAGCTGCTGCCGAGGGTGCGCGTCCGCGGTGA
- a CDS encoding DUF3017 domain-containing protein, translated as MSVRDVIRSQWPILVVGLIFAAGFALAAANFWRRGALLIGIGVGVAAALRLALSEQRAGLLAVRSKGIDFVTMATVAAAVVYIAWTIDPLGTR; from the coding sequence ATGAGTGTGCGTGACGTCATCCGCTCGCAGTGGCCGATCCTGGTGGTCGGGCTGATCTTCGCCGCGGGGTTCGCGCTGGCGGCGGCGAATTTTTGGCGCCGCGGCGCACTGCTGATCGGTATCGGCGTGGGCGTGGCGGCGGCCCTGCGGCTCGCGTTGTCCGAGCAGCGGGCGGGCCTACTGGCGGTTCGCAGCAAGGGAATTGACTTCGTCACGATGGCGACGGTCGCCGCCGCGGTGGTATACATCGCGTGGACCATCGACCCGCTGGGAACCCGCTAA
- a CDS encoding NADP-dependent isocitrate dehydrogenase, with protein MSGGSKIKVAGTVVELDGDEMTRVIWKLIKDMLIFPHLDINLEYYDLGIEHRDATDDQVTIDAAYAIKKRGVGVKCATITPDEARVQEFNLKKMWPSPNGTIRNILGGTIFREPIIISNVPRLVPGWTKPIVIGRHAFGDQYRATNFKVDRPGTVTLTFTPHDGGEPIVHEMVDIPEDGGVVMGMYNFKQSIQDFARATFAYGLQENYPVYLSTKNTILKAYDGMFKDEFQRIYDEEFKDKFEAAGLTYEHRLIDDMVAACLKWEGGYVWACKNYDGDVQSDTVAQGYGSLGLMTSVLMTADGKTVEAEAAHGTVTRHFRQYQAGKPTSTNPIASIFAWTRGLQHRGKLDNTPEVIDFAEKLEQVVIGTVEGGQMTKDLAVLIGPDQPWLNTEEFLGSIADNLKKALG; from the coding sequence ATGTCCGGCGGATCCAAGATCAAAGTCGCAGGCACGGTGGTGGAGCTTGACGGCGACGAGATGACACGGGTCATCTGGAAGCTCATCAAAGACATGCTCATCTTTCCGCACCTTGACATCAACCTGGAGTATTACGACCTGGGCATCGAGCATCGCGACGCCACCGACGACCAGGTGACGATCGACGCAGCGTATGCCATCAAGAAACGCGGCGTCGGCGTCAAGTGCGCAACGATCACCCCCGACGAGGCGCGCGTGCAGGAGTTCAACCTCAAGAAGATGTGGCCGTCACCGAACGGAACAATTCGCAACATCTTGGGGGGCACCATATTCCGCGAACCCATCATCATTTCGAATGTGCCGCGGCTGGTGCCGGGCTGGACCAAGCCAATCGTCATCGGCCGGCATGCTTTCGGTGACCAGTACCGGGCAACCAATTTCAAGGTCGACCGGCCCGGCACAGTCACGTTGACCTTCACCCCGCACGACGGCGGCGAGCCGATCGTGCACGAAATGGTGGACATCCCCGAAGACGGCGGTGTGGTGATGGGGATGTACAACTTCAAGCAGTCCATCCAGGATTTTGCGCGTGCCACGTTCGCTTATGGGCTGCAAGAAAACTACCCGGTGTATTTGTCGACGAAAAACACCATCCTCAAGGCCTACGACGGCATGTTCAAAGACGAGTTCCAGCGTATCTACGACGAGGAGTTCAAGGACAAATTCGAGGCCGCCGGGCTCACCTACGAGCATCGATTGATCGACGATATGGTGGCCGCCTGCCTGAAATGGGAGGGCGGTTATGTCTGGGCCTGCAAGAACTACGACGGCGACGTTCAGTCCGACACGGTTGCGCAGGGCTATGGTTCACTGGGGCTGATGACCTCGGTACTGATGACCGCGGACGGCAAGACGGTTGAGGCCGAGGCTGCGCACGGCACCGTCACCCGGCATTTCCGCCAGTATCAGGCGGGAAAACCGACGTCCACCAACCCGATCGCTTCGATTTTCGCCTGGACACGTGGACTTCAGCACCGCGGCAAGCTCGACAACACTCCCGAGGTGATCGATTTCGCCGAGAAATTGGAGCAGGTCGTGATCGGCACGGTCGAGGGCGGGCAGATGACCAAGGACTTGGCTGTGCTCATCGGGCCGGATCAGCCCTGGCTCAATACCGAGGAGTTCCTCGGCTCAATCGCGGACAACCTGAAAAAAGCGCTCGGCTAG
- a CDS encoding bifunctional o-acetylhomoserine/o-acetylserine sulfhydrylase, translating into MSSEDNTDPTAHWSFETTQIHAGQQPDAATKARALPIYATTSYTFDDTAQAAALFGLQIPGNIYTRIGNPTTEVVERRVAALERGAAALFVASGQAAETFAILNLAGSGDHIVSSPRLYGGTYNLFRHSLPKLGIDVSFVDDPDDPDSWRAAVRPNTKAFFGETISNPQIDILDTPGVSAVAHENGVPLIVDNTIATPYLIQPITQGADIVVHSATKYLGGHGTAIAGVIVEGGSFDWTQGRFPGFTTPDPSYHGVVYAELGPSAFVTKARVQLLRDYGSAASPFNAFLVAQGLETLSLRMERHVANARRVAAFLSNHPDVLSVNYAGLPGSPWYERAQRLAPRGTGAVLAFELAGGVEAGKAFVNALRLHSHVANIGDVRSLVIHPASTTHSQLSPAEQRATGVGPGLIRLAVGLEGIDDILADLELGFAAARAHRSAHTDLAAAAF; encoded by the coding sequence ATGAGCTCTGAGGACAACACCGACCCGACTGCGCACTGGTCGTTCGAGACCACACAAATCCATGCCGGCCAGCAGCCGGACGCGGCGACGAAGGCACGTGCACTGCCGATCTATGCGACCACGTCCTACACCTTCGACGACACCGCTCAGGCCGCGGCCCTGTTCGGTCTTCAGATTCCGGGCAATATCTACACGCGGATCGGCAACCCGACCACTGAGGTCGTTGAACGGCGGGTCGCCGCGCTGGAACGCGGCGCCGCGGCCCTGTTCGTGGCGTCCGGGCAGGCCGCGGAAACCTTCGCGATCCTCAACCTGGCCGGCAGCGGCGACCACATCGTATCCAGCCCACGGCTCTATGGCGGCACCTACAACCTGTTCCGCCATTCGCTGCCCAAGCTCGGCATCGACGTCAGCTTTGTCGATGATCCCGACGATCCGGACTCGTGGCGGGCGGCGGTGAGACCCAACACCAAAGCGTTTTTCGGTGAGACCATTTCCAACCCCCAGATCGATATCCTCGACACGCCGGGAGTGTCGGCGGTCGCTCACGAGAACGGTGTGCCGCTGATCGTCGACAACACCATCGCCACCCCCTATCTGATCCAGCCGATCACCCAGGGCGCCGACATCGTGGTGCATTCGGCGACCAAGTACCTGGGCGGGCACGGCACGGCGATCGCCGGGGTGATTGTCGAGGGCGGCAGTTTCGATTGGACGCAGGGCCGGTTCCCGGGATTCACCACACCCGACCCCAGTTACCACGGGGTGGTCTACGCCGAACTCGGTCCGTCGGCGTTTGTGACCAAGGCCCGGGTGCAGCTGCTGCGCGATTACGGTTCGGCGGCTTCGCCGTTCAACGCGTTTCTGGTGGCCCAAGGTCTGGAAACCCTGAGCCTGCGCATGGAAAGGCATGTCGCCAACGCGCGCCGGGTCGCCGCGTTCCTCTCCAACCACCCCGACGTGCTGTCGGTCAATTACGCAGGGCTGCCCGGATCACCATGGTATGAGCGGGCACAAAGGCTGGCGCCCAGGGGAACCGGAGCTGTGCTGGCATTCGAGCTCGCCGGTGGTGTGGAGGCTGGAAAAGCGTTCGTCAACGCCCTGCGGCTACACAGCCATGTGGCAAACATCGGCGATGTGCGGTCGCTGGTGATTCACCCTGCGTCGACGACGCATTCCCAGCTGAGCCCCGCCGAACAGCGTGCCACCGGTGTGGGCCCCGGGTTGATCCGGCTGGCCGTCGGCCTGGAAGGTATCGACGACATCCTGGCCGATCTCGAACTCGGCTTCGCCGCCGCCCGGGCGCACCGCTCCGCCCACACCGATCTGGCCGCGGCGGCGTTTTAA
- a CDS encoding bifunctional methylenetetrahydrofolate dehydrogenase/methenyltetrahydrofolate cyclohydrolase: protein MAAITLDGKATRDEIFVDLKRRVAALTASGRTPGLGTILVGDDPGSQTYVRGKHADSAAVGITSIRRDLPADISQAKLNDTIDELNANPDCTGYIVQLPLPKHLDENAALERIDPAKDVDGLHPTNLGRLVLGTPGPLPCTARGIVHLLRRYDVEIAGAHVVIIGRGVTVGRPLGLLLSRRSENATVTLCHTRTRDLAALTKQADIIVAAVGVPHLLTAAMVRPGAAVIDVGVSRTDDGLVGDVHPDVWQVAGYVSPNPGGVGPLTRAFLLTNVVELAEQR from the coding sequence GTGGCTGCTATCACGCTGGACGGCAAGGCCACCCGCGATGAGATCTTCGTTGACCTCAAGCGGCGGGTGGCCGCATTGACCGCATCGGGGCGCACACCGGGTCTGGGCACCATTCTGGTCGGCGACGACCCCGGGTCGCAGACCTATGTCCGGGGTAAACACGCCGACTCGGCCGCAGTGGGAATCACCTCGATCCGCCGCGATCTGCCCGCCGACATCAGCCAGGCCAAGCTCAACGACACCATCGACGAGCTGAACGCCAACCCGGACTGCACCGGCTACATTGTGCAGTTGCCGCTGCCGAAGCATCTCGACGAAAATGCCGCATTGGAGCGCATCGACCCGGCCAAGGATGTCGACGGTCTGCACCCGACGAACCTGGGCCGGCTGGTGCTCGGCACGCCCGGGCCGCTGCCGTGCACGGCGCGGGGCATCGTTCATTTGCTGCGGCGCTATGACGTTGAGATCGCCGGCGCGCATGTGGTCATCATCGGCCGCGGGGTCACGGTAGGCCGCCCACTGGGCCTGTTGTTGTCGCGCCGCTCGGAGAACGCCACGGTGACGTTGTGCCACACCAGAACTCGCGATCTTGCCGCGTTGACCAAACAGGCTGACATCATCGTGGCTGCGGTCGGTGTGCCCCACCTGCTGACCGCTGCCATGGTGCGTCCCGGCGCCGCGGTCATCGACGTCGGCGTCAGCCGCACCGATGACGGGCTCGTCGGCGACGTGCACCCCGATGTGTGGCAGGTCGCCGGTTATGTGTCCCCGAATCCCGGCGGTGTCGGGCCGCTGACCCGCGCGTTTTTACTGACCAATGTTGTCGAGCTGGCCGAGCAGCGATGA